In Plasmodium gaboni strain SY75 chromosome 8, whole genome shotgun sequence, one DNA window encodes the following:
- a CDS encoding hypothetical protein (conserved Plasmodium protein, unknown function) — translation MKECLCKKATLFVSLHILIFIVINYKWCSFCFIINRNGIIKDTNIIIDNMKKRSVKRKVSVSVNSFILRNNKISEVKKEEKNKKINNKRIYLFDRSVDKVSGHFLQDRGLFIEADKKMKIIEEIEKMTTLEYKNVEKYLNVLSENDVYEEVINHKFYMYKKNNEKEKHDKLIKIQEFLNPFIINLRKKKAKEKVEYLIACIIKGANIDEVITEMFKRKMIDIYVLTFIDDKIIEAHTKLLKDDKLNNKEEQMSISEKILRTLKDRIISQQKLNKKGTFVFTRLLFLSSTLDIKEDRKPMIKSMINTIEQLEEFELYLLDALEYAHEKEKLQKYIPHMELLLNACKQINPIYNQTLNKQSENIGFFPENMDPSNLKNF, via the coding sequence atgaagGAGTGTCTGTGTAAAAAGGCTACATTATTTGTGTCcttacatatattaatatttattgttataaACTACAAGTGGTGTagtttttgttttataataaatagaaatggaataataaaagatacaaatataataatagataatatgaaaaagaGGAGTGTGAAAAGAAAAGTGTCTGTATCTGTAAATAGTTTTATTctaagaaataataaaataagtgaagtaaaaaaggaagaaaagaataagaagataaataataaaagaatatatttgtttGATAGAAGTGTTGATAAAGTAAGTGGTCATTTTTTACAAGACAGAGGATTATTTATAGAAGCTGATAAGAAGATGAAAATTATTGAAGAGATAGAAAAGATGACAACATTAGAATATAAGAATGTTgagaaatatttaaatgtattaaGTGAAAATGATGTTTATGAAGAAGTTATAAAtcataaattttatatgtataaaaagaataatgaaaaagaaaaacatgataagttaataaaaatacaagaatttttaaatccttttattataaatttaagaaaaaaaaaagcaaaAGAAAAAGTTGAATATTTAATAGCTTGTATTATAAAAGGTGCAAATATAGATGAAGTAATAACAGAAATgtttaaaagaaaaatgatagatatttatgtattaaCATTTATAGATGATAAAATTATTGAAGCACATACAAAGCTATTAAAAGatgataaattaaataataaagaagaaCAAATGAGTATATctgaaaaaatattaagaaCATTAAAAGATCGTATTATATCTcaacaaaaattaaataaaaaaggaacCTTTGTATTTACAAgattattattcttatcaTCTACATTAGATATTAAAGAAGATAGAAAACCTATGATTAAATCTATGATTAATACAATTGAGCAATTAGAAGAATTcgaattatatttattagaTGCTCTAGAATATGCAcatgaaaaagaaaaactacaaaaatatataccACACATGGAACTTTTATTAAATGCATGTAAACAAATAAAtcctatatataatcaaaCCTTAAATAAACAAAGTGAAAATATTGGATTCTTTCCAGAAAATATGGATCCATCAAATTTGAAAAATTTctaa